From a single Brassica oleracea var. oleracea cultivar TO1000 chromosome C5, BOL, whole genome shotgun sequence genomic region:
- the LOC106292613 gene encoding RHOMBOID-like protein 12, mitochondrial: MNSMFARRVVVDSSSRLTKLLANPPYHHSFTSLYRPSQTRHFRTPSPPASRFDPSLLWRSEKIRGFFASALTNKSAKLGNLVESKVAFLRSQFPRKGFELGGYSGRRGWKHWLQGLSSNDVVIGLLLANTGVFLMWRVFDQRFMMNNFMISLDNFTSGRLHTLITSAFSHIDIGHIVSNMIGLYFFGTSIARNFGPQFLLKLYLAGALGGSVFYLIHHAYLAASSPKGHGAFVRDPSRTPGLGASGAVNAIMLLDIFLNPTATLYFEFFIPVPAMLLGIFLIGKDILRITEGDSNISGSAHLGGAAVAAIAWARIRRGRFRY; encoded by the exons ATGAATTCGATGTTCGCTCGCAGAGTCGTCGTCGACTCATCTTCGCGTCTCACCAAACTGCTCGCGAACCCACCGTATCACCACTCCTTCACTTCTCTCTATCGCCCTAGCCAGACCCGCCATTTTCGGACCCCTTCTCCTCCCGCGAGCCGCTTCGACCCATCTCTCCTATGGCGATCGGAGAAGATTCGTGGGTTTTTCGCGAGCGCTTTGACGAACAAATCCGCGAAACTGGGGAATCTCGTGGAATCGAAAGTCGCGTTCTTGCGTTCTCAGTTTCCCAGAAAGGGTTTCGAACTCGGAGGCTATTCTGGGAGGCGTGGATG GAAGCATTGGCTTCAAGGATTGTCATCTAATGACGTTGTTATTGGATTACTGTTAGCTAACACTGGTGTCTTTCTCATGTGGCGTGTTTTCGACCAACGTTTCATGATGAATAATTTCATG ATATCGTTGGACAATTTCACCAGTGGACGTCTACACACTCTGATTACTTCAGCATTCAGTCATATTGACATTGGACATATCGTCTCAAACATGATCGGACTCTACTTCTTTGGAACCAGT ATCGCAAGAAACTTTGGCCCTCAGTTCCTTCTGAAGCTGTACCTTGCCGGAGCGCTTGGTGGCTCTGTGTTCTACTTGATTCACCATGCTTATCTGGCTGCCTCATCTCCCAAG GGCCATGGAGCTTTCGTGAGGGATCCATCGAGAACCCCGGGACTG GGTGCGAGTGGAGCTGTGAATGCCATCATGCTGCTCGATATCTTCCTCAACCCAACAGCTACTTTATACTTTGAATTTTTCATTCCAGTTCCTGCGATGCTGCTT GGAATCTTCCTCATCGGTAAAGACATCTTAAGGATAACAGAG GGGGACAGTAACATCTCAGGTTCTGCTCATTTGGGAGGAGCAGCAGTTGCAGCCATTGCTTGGGCTCGGATTAGGAGAGGCCGCTTCCGTTACTGA